A genomic window from Fusarium oxysporum Fo47 chromosome X, complete sequence includes:
- a CDS encoding Intradiol ring-cleavage dioxygenase, whose protein sequence is MTPSATGGNANGAPKEEGLGQAFTQQVIDSFGPKTDPRLKEVMTSFIQHMHDFARETQLTCDEWMSAVKMINWAGQMSNDKRNEGQLMCDVIGLESLVDDITHRQAAKNGVAATETAILGPFWRHDTPTRENGTTITFDTPSDGVVAYLYGTVTSAATGKPIPNASVEVWQASTNGLYEQQDEKQVEHNLRGKFITDDQGRYSFYCLRPTPYPVPDDGPAGQLLHLLDRHPFRPAHLHFMVIAEGHKSVVTQIFDSDSGYLENDSVFAVKDGLTVKFVPRKGDPKAEWELEYNMSLSNES, encoded by the exons ATGACACCATCAGCGACTGGCGGAAATGCCAACGGCGCTCCCAAGGAGGAGGGTCTTGGCCAGGCCTTCACACAGCAAGTCATCGACTCTTTCGGCCCCAAGACTGACCCTCGTCTTAAAGAGGTGATGACATCTTTTATCCAGCACATGCACGACTTTGCGCGCGAGACACAACTCACCTGCGATGAGTGGATGTCTGCTGTTAAGATGATTAACTGGGCTGGACAAATGAGCAACGACAAGAGAAATGAGGGTCAATTGATGTGCGATGTTATTGGTCTCGAGAG tcttgttgatgatattaCACACCGTCAAGCAGCCAAGAACGGCGTAGCAGCAACTGAGACTGCTATTCTGGGTCCCTTCTGGCGACATGATACCCCTACTCGTGAGAATGGCACCACAATTACTTTCGACACCCCCAGCGATGGTGTTGTCGCCTATCTCTACGGCACTGTGACATCAGCGGCTACTGGAAAGCCCATCCCTAACGCCTCTGTCGAGGTTTGGCAAGCATCCACCAACG GCCTCTACGAGCAGCAGGATGAGAAGCAGGTTGAGCATAACCTCCGTGGCAAGTTCATCACCGACGACCAGGGTCGATACTCCTTCTACTGCCTACGACCTACTCCTTATCCC GTTCCCGATGATGGCCCTGCCGGTCAACTTCTCCACCTCCTCGACCGCCACCCTTTCCGCCCTGCCCATCTGCACTTCATG GTCATTGCTGAGGGCCACAAGTCTGTTGTTACTCAGATCTTTGATTCTGACTCAGGCTATCTCGAGAACGATAGTGTCTTCGCTGTTAAGGATGGCCTAACAGTGAAGTTTGTGCCACGAAAAGGAGATCCCAAGGCTGAGTGGGAGTTGGAGTACAACATGAGCCTGTCAAACGAGTCATAG
- a CDS encoding CoA-transferase family III domain-containing protein, which produces MGSTNQHDYSSVEESKRIFDYLCGQFDEVAFPAAVKELKDNIEFTSTRDAPYFPIPFKETETTAALKAIEGAVASLLAKTVEGELQPKKINVDLEKTTAFLCQAYMAKVGGLGKLDPGVKALLKDTDLLQAQSNPYRRMSANLYETKNAGEYYHIHGSLEASTTLKMIGLEPFRPDLQTHESIVDTIEPAVRQFSIDELESMNAARRQAGVPALKHEDFVKTQHGKTNMALPPWSVDNLESETPKCPLTPSSEHPKRILSGIKVLELCRIIAGPIITRILGEYGADVLKITSPNLSDVPFFQVDGNMGKHAAELDLKSSEGRAEFEKLLAEADVVVDGYRPGALEKLGYGATTLTKLAKERGKGFVYVNENCFGYEGEWAGRPGWQQIADCVSGIAWEQGRFMGLSEPVVPPFPISDYGTGCIGAITALLGLYHRATRGGSWHGKASLLHYDLLLFKVGQYPEEVKERLRKNIGPDFLALRHAHSVDQISGTALLRMRQVFPELFTGDKYVEKWYSNAYKAEVEAVPPVVEIEGLEVGFRRASRPNGADKPTWDFGDEADRKLSK; this is translated from the exons ATGGGTAGCACTAACCAGCACGATTATTCCTCGGTTGAGGAGAGTAAGAGAATCTTTGACTACCTTTGCGGTCAGTTCGATGAGGTTGCTTTTCCAGCGGCTGtgaaggagctcaaggacaaCATCGAGTTTACGTCAACTCGAGATGCGCCCTACTTTCCTATTCCATTCAAGGAGACGGAAACAACTGCTGCGCTTAAGGCGATAGAGGGTGCCGTTGCCAGTCTGCTAGCAAAGACCGTTGAAGGTGAATTACAACCGAAGAAGATCAATGTCGACTTGGAGAAGACTACAGCCTTCCTCTGCCAGGCTTATATGGCCAAAGTTGGTGGTCTTGGAAAGCTTGACCCTGGCGTCAAGGCTCTACTCAAAG ATACGGATTTGCTGCAGGCCCAGTCAAATCCTTACCGCCGCATGTCAGCCAACTTGTATGAGACTAAGAACGCTGGAGAGTATTATCACATTCATGGATCTCTAGAGGCTTCAACAACCCTCAAGATGATTGGTCTTGAACCTTTCAGACCAGACTTGCAAACACATGAGAGCATTGTCGATACCATCGAGCCTGCTGTTCGACAGTTCTCGATAGATGAGCTTGAGAGTATGAATGCTGCTCGTCGACAGGCTGGAGTTCCTGCTTTGAAGCACGAGGACTTTGTGAAAACTCAACAT GGCAAAACAAATATGGCACTTCCGCCATGGTCTGTCGACAACCTTGAGTCCGAGACACCCAAGTGTCCCCTAACACCAAGCTCAGAGCACCCAAAGAGGATATTGTCAGGCATTaaggttcttgagctctgCCGTATCATTGCCGGACCTATTATCACCCGTATTCTCGGAGAGTATGGAGCCGATGTGCTCAAGATTACAAGTCCCAATCTGAGCGATGTTCCTTTCTTCCAGGTAGATGGCAACATGGGCAAGCACGCTGCAGAGCTAGACCTGAAGTCCTCTGAGGGAAGAGCtgagtttgagaagcttctcgctGAAGCGGATGTCGTTGTCGATGGATACCGACCTGGCGCTCTGGAGAAGCTTGGATATGGCGCTACTACACTTACAAAACTTGCTAAGGAGCGTGGCAAGGGCTTTGTGTATGTCAATGAGAACTGCTTTGGCTACGAGGGAGAGTGGGCTGGACGACCTGGGTGGCAACAGATTGCTGATTGT GTCAGTGGCATCGCGTGGGAGCAGGGTCGTTTCATGGGCTTGTCAGAACCCGTCGTCCCTCCTTTTCCCATTTCGGACTACGGAACAGGATGCATTGGTGCCATCACAGCCCTGCTAGGTCTCTATCATCGCGCCACCCGTGGCGGATCATGGCATGGAAAGGCTTCACTTCTTCACTACGACTTGCTCCTCTTCAAGGTTGGGCAGTATCCTGAAGAAGTAAAGGAGAGATTGAGGAAAAATATCGGACCTGATTTCCTCGCCCTGCGACATGCGCACAGCGTGGATCAGATCTCAGGAACGGCATTATTGAGGATGCGACAGGTTTTCCCTGAGCTCTTCACTGGGGACAAATACGTCGAGAAGTGGTACTCTAACGCTTATAAGGCTGAGGTGGAGGCCGTACCGCCTGTTGTGGAAATTGAGGGTCTGGAAGTTGGGTTCAGGAGAGCAAGTCGGCCTAACGGCGCAGACAAGCCAACATGGGATTTTGGAGATGAGGCCGATCGCAAGCTGTCAAAGTAG